DNA sequence from the Thiobacillus sp. SCUT-2 genome:
CGTGCCGTTCAAGGAACAGGCCTACCAGCTCGCCGACCGCCTGACGCCGCGCGCCCAGCGCGCGGGGGCGGTCAACACGCTGAAGTTCGAAGCCGGTGGCACCCTCGGCGACAACACCGACGGCGCCGGCCTCGTCGCCGACCTCACGCGCAACCTCAAGCGCACGCTCGCCGGCAAGCGCATCCTGCTGCTCGGCGCCGGCGGCGCCGCGCGCGGCGCCATCGAACCGCTGCTCGACCAGAATCCCGCGGCGCTCGTCGTCGCCAACCGCACCGTCAGCCGCGCCGAGGAACTCGCCGCGCTGTTCGGGCGCGGCGTCGTCGCCAGCGGCTTCGACGGCCTCGACACGCCCTTCGACCTCGTCGTCAACGCCACCGCGGCGAGCCTCGCCGGCGAACTGCCGCCGCTCTCGCCCGCGCTGTTCACCGCCGACACCCTCGCCTACGACATGATGTACGGCCGCGACACGCCCTTCCTCGACTTCGCGCGCCGCCACGGCGCCGCCACCGCCGACGGCCTCGGCATGCTGGTCGAGCAGGCCGCCGAGGCCTTCCTGCTGTGGCGCGGCATGCGCCCCGACACCGCGCCCGTCATCGCGAGCCTGCGCGCAGCATGAGGAAACTGTTCGGCTGGATCGGCAAGGGCATCGCCGCCGCGATCGTCCTCGTGCTGCTGTACCAGGCGTGGCTGTTCGCCCATGTGCTGTGGTGGATCGACCACAACCCCGGCATGACCTCGTTCATGGAAGCCGGTCTCGCCCGCCAGCAGGAAAAGAACCCCGACGCCGGGCTGCGCCACAGGTGGGTGCCCTACGACCGCATCTCGATCCACCTGAAACGCGCCATCGTCGCCGCCGAGGACGCCAAGTTCCTCACCCACGAAGGCTTCGACGTCGAAGGCATCCAGGCCGCCGTCGAGAAGAACCTGAAGAAAGGGCGGCTGGTCGCCGGCGGCTCCACCATCAGCCAGCAGCTCGCCAAGAACCTGTTCCTTTCCGGCGAGCGCAGCTTCATTCGCAAGGGCCAGGAGGCGATCATCACCCTGATGATCGAAGCCACCTGGAGCAAGCGCCGCATCCTCGAGGTCTACCTCAACGTCATCGAATGGGGCAACGGCATCTACGGCGCCGAAGCCGCCGCCCGCCGCTACTACAAGGTCCCCGCCGCCGCCCTCGGCCCCGAGCAGGCCGCGCGCCTCGCGGCGATGGTGCCCAACCCGCGCTGGTACGAGAACCACCGCAGCTCGCGCGCGTATCAGAAGCGCGTCGTGGTCATCAGCCGGTATATGTGGAGTGCGCAGGTGCCGCGGTGAGGATTACGCACCGGCCGATCAGCGTTCCCTCAAGCTCTCACTTGTTGCCTGTATCAGCGGACTCAGGAAATACTCGATCACCCGTCGTGTACCGGTCTTGACCTCGACCGTCACGGCCATGCCCGGGGAAAGCCGCACTAATTTGTTCTCCACCCGCAACGTATCCTGGGCCAGCTTCACCCGCGTCGAATAAATCAGTCCCCGGTTTTCGTCCTGAATCGCATCGGATGACACCTGGGCAACCTTGCCATGCAGCGTGCCGTACTTGGTGAAGGGGAAGGTCTCCACTTTTATCTCGGCGTCCTGCCCAGGGTTTACGAATCCAATATCCTTGTTGGGCAGCATCGCCTCAACTTCCAGGACATTCTCTTTGGGTACGATCACCATCAAGGGCTGGGCTGGCGTGACCACCCCACCCACCGTATTGATGGCCAGTTGCTGTACGGTTCCTGCCACCGGCGCAGTCAGGTGCATCAAGCGGCTACGCTGTTCCGCCTTCACCAGCTCCTGTTCAAGCGATGCGGCTTTTTGCGTCGCTAAATTGAATTGCTCCAGAAGTTGCCGCCGGGTTTCGGCAGTGAGCGTGGCCTGCTGGCGTTGTGCTTCCATCTGCGCGGCACGGATTTCCGTAAGCTTGGCACGGCTGGCAGCCAGATCCTGCTCCTGCTCGATTCGAGCCTGCTCACGTTCGAGATAACCATACTTGGAAATGAAATTTTCTCTCGCCAATCTCTGATAGTCCTGCGCGCGCTGGCGTGCGATGGGCGCAGTTTGTTCGAGCTTGGTTACCTGCTCCTGGGTTGTGTGGAACTCTGCCTTATGACGCGCAATCTCGGACTGCAATTGCAGCTGGCGCGCCTCGTATTCCTGAAATTGGCTGGAAACCTGACCTTGCTCGGCAAGCATGCGAGCCGCATCCACACCGTCGATCGCCTTTGATTTTGATACATCAAGTTGTGGCGGCTTTCCGCTCGCCATAGCGAACAACATGGCTTGTGCACGCAGCGCTTCCAACCGCGCGCTTAAGGCTTCATTGCGAAGCCGCTCGCTGTCGGCTGTAGCGGTCGTAGCATCAAGCTCGATCAACACTTGCCCTGCCTCGACAAGCTGGCCGTCCCGCACATAAATTGCCTTGACCACGGCGGTTTCCATTGGCTGGATGACTTTGGTGCGGTCGCTGGGAATGATCTTGCCGACGGCTGTAGCCACGACATCGATGCGGCCCAACACGGCCCACATCAATGCGATCAGGGCAAACGCCATGATCATCCAAAGCGTGATGCGTGGCAGAGGATGCACAGGCGTATCTCGCAAGGATAGTGCCGCAGGCAGAAATTGAGCTTCATGGAGCCGCAGGGACGGGCTACCCATTTCCTTGCGCCGCGCCCAGGCGTGGCGAAAGACTGTGGCATAACGCGCCCAAAGATGGGCTATAGCGTGTCGCTTCATTTCGCCCCCTTAGGCATGCTGGAGGCGGTGCAATCGGGAATAATGCCCTGCTTCATGTTCAAGCAACTCGGCATGCGTTCCGGCTTCCACTATCTGGCCGTGATCCATGACCAGAATGCGATTGGCATGCCGTACTGCGGATAAGCGATGCGCAATGACGATGACTGTGCGGCCCTGACAGATGGCCTGCATATTGTTCTGAATGATGCGTTCAGATTCGTAATCGAGCGCACTGGTGGCTTCATCAAAGATCAGAATTCGCGGCTGGGACATCAGTGCGCGCGCAATCGCGATGCGCTGGCGCTGGCCACCCGACAGGCTCGAGCCATGTTCACCAACCACGGTGTCGTAGGCTTCGGGCAATTCAAGGATAAATTCATGCGCCCCCGCCAGCTTGGCGGCGCCCATGACCTGCTCCAATGGCGCGCCGGGATCAGCGAGCGCGATGTTCTCCCGCAGCGTCCGATTGAACAACACGTTCTCCTGCAACACGACGCCGATCTGGCGACGCAGGCTGGACGCATCGATCAGGGTAAGATCCAGGCCGTCGACCAGCACTCGACCACGTTCCGGTACATACAGGCGCTGGATCAGCTTGGTCAATGTGCTCTTGCCGGAACCGGAGCGCCCGACAATGCCGATGACTTCACCTGGCTGGATATCGAGACTGATGCCGTTGAGCACTTCAGGGCTGTCCGGGCGATAGCGGAAATGCACTTTATCGAACGTGATGCGGCCAGCAATCGGCGGCAGACTGCTCTTGGTGCCCGCACCTTCAGTCGGTGCGTTGAGAATATCCCCCAAGCGCTGAACCGAAATACCGGTCTGCTGGAAATCTGTCCATAGTTGCGCAAGTCGCATGATCGGCTGCGCGACCCGACCCGCCAGCATGTTGAATGCCACCAACTGGCCAACAGTGAGCCGGCCATCGATTACCAGCTTGGCGCCCAGCCATAAGGTCCCAACCGTAACAAGTTTGCCGATAAGGTTCGTACTTTCGCGTGCCAGCGTGGCAAGGGTTGCAGATTTGAACCCCGCCGAGACATAGCCCGCCAACTGGTTGTCCCAACGGCGCTGCATCTGCGGTTCCACCGCCATACTTTTCAGCGTGTCGATTCCGGACACGGCCTCGACCAGGAAAGCCTGGCTCTCGGCGCCGCGGTTGAACTTCTCGTGCAAGCGCGCGCGCAAAAGCGGGGTGACCAGCATGGCAACCACAAAATAGAGCGGCAACGAGGCCAGCACCACCAACGTTAGCCAGCCACTGTAAAACAGCATCACGCCGATGAAGACAACAGTGAACAACACATCCAGCACGACCGTGATCGAATTCCCGGTAAGGAAGGCGCGGATGTTCTCCAGTTCCCTGACACGGGCAACTGAATCGCCTACGCGCCGCGCCTGGAAGTAACCTAGTGGCAAATGAAGCAGATGACGGAACAGTCGCGCGCCCAGTTCCACGTCGATGCGGCTGGTGGTGTGGGCGAATACGTAGCTTCTGAGGCCCGACAACACCACTTCGAAGACCGACACCACGAGCAGGCCGACGGCGATGACATTCAGCGTGGTCAACCCGTGATGCACCAGCACCTTGTCCATCACAACCTGGAAAAACAGCGGCGTAACAAGGGCAAAAAGATTCAGCACAAATGACACGAGCAGTACTTCGCCCAGGAGCTTGCGGTACTTGACGACGGCTGGGATGAACCAGGAAAAGTCGAATTTTGCGATCTCGCCGACCGTGGAAGCCCGCGAGGCAAACAGGATGAGTCTACCGTTCCAACGTGCCAGCAACTCTGCACGCGACACCACCTGTGGTCGCTCCGCCTTGGGGTCGTGGATCAAGGCCTTCTCTGCATCGAAGCGCGCAAGAATGAAATAACTACCTGTGCTATCCACTGCCATGGCAGGCAGCGGTGTCCGGTCAAGGCGATCCAGGGATGTCTTGACTGCTTTGGCCTGCAAGCCAATGTGCTTGGCGGCAAGCAGTATTTCGGTCTCACCAAAGACTTCACCGGATGGCTTGAACTGATGTGCCAGTTGCTCAGGGTCACTGGCGACCTGATGAAAACGCGCCAGCATGACCAGACAAGTCAGGCCGGTATCATCCGAATGGATTGGAGATGTTGGTTCTGTCGGCATGGATATCGAGTCCGGATGTTCCCCACCTCTTCCCCTATCCTGTCTGGACAGCAGCAGGATAGGGAAGAGCCTAGAAAGGAAATAACCGTTACTGCCAGTTGGCCGCGATCAGGGGAGCCAAGCTAGCCTGGTAATCCGCAGGCAAAGTGGTTTGCCCGGCTGCCGGAGGCGCGAAGCTGGCCATGGCATTCACCAGGTTCTGCACATTGCCGTCGAGCAGCGTCTGGGCCCCATCGGTAGTCTGGAACTGCTCGACATGATGATCGGAGCCCAGATACCAATCATTGATCACCAGTTTGTCGGTCGTTCCGATGATGCCTGCCTCCAGATCGTTACCTACCTGCTGGAACCAGATCTGGTCTGCGCTTACGCCCGACATGAACTTGGCCACGTCAGTGTTGCCAAGGGTGGCGTCGTTCTCGACTACACGATCAACCCCGGAGCCACGGCCAACTGTATAGATATCGTTGCCCCGTTCCCCAATCAGAGTGTCATCACCACCCCAACCGTTCAATGTGTCATCCCCTGCGCCACCATCCAATATGTCGGCACCATAGGATCCCGAAAGCATGTTGTTCAGGTCGTTACCCATGAGGTTCCCGGCCCAGAACGTGCGGTAACCGTTCTCAACATTGGCTGCCAACGTGTACGCCACCGATCCGAAGACGTAAACCATGTCCACACCTTCGGCCGCGTTCTCCGTGACGATGTCGCCGGCATTGTCCACGTAATACCTGTCGTTCCCTTCACCACCAATCAACGAATCCGCGCCTGCGTCACCCCACAGCAAGTCATTTCCGGCCAGCCCGATCAGCGTGTCGCTGCCCCTGCTCCCGTAAAGGTAGTTGTCCGATGCGTTGCCTGTTGTCGTCCAGTTGCCATTGCCATACCGATAGGCAAATTCAATGTCAGTTCCGAGGACGTAATTCCCATCCAGATACAGTTCGACACTGTCGCTGCCTCCGGCTGCATTTTCGACAACGACGTCACCCGCGTTGTCGACAACGTAATCGTCGTCGCCGGCTCCGCCAATCATGGTGTCTGCTCCGGCACCTCCGTCCAAATAATCGTTGCCAGCTCCAGTCGAAAGGACGTTAGTCGCGCCGTTTCCTACAAGATTATTGTCGAGATCGTTGCCGGTTCCATTGATGGCGGAAATGCCCGTGAGCGTGAGGCTTTCGACGTTGGCGCCCAGCGTGTAGCTGATCGAACTCTCGACCGTATCCCAGCCTTCGTTGACGTTTTCCGAAGGGCTATCACCGGTACTATCGATAACGTAGGTGTCATTGCCTTGGCCACCATACAAGAAATCGTTTCCCGTCCCACCATCGAGTCGATCATTCCCCGCATAGCCGATCAGCGTGTCAGCCCCTGCGTCGCCATGGAGAACGTTGTTGCCGGCGTTACCCATCAGAAGATTGTTCAGGCTGTTGCCGGTGCCATCGAGCGCAGCCGTGCCAAGCAATCCCAGGTTTTCCAGGTTTTCGCCCAGGGTATAACTGATGCTGCTGCGAACGGTGTCAACGCCCTCGTTCGGCCTTTCGGTCAGGACGTCACCCAGGTTATCCACCGTATAGCTGTCGTTGCCGCTGCCGCCGGACATCTGATCCGCCCCCACCCCCCCATCGAGCATATCGTTATCGCCCAAGATGAATCGCAGGGAACCGCTGGAAGCCAGCGTTTCCTGGCCCAACCGCACATTGATGCCATCCAGGGCCAGAGAACCGCTTCCGACGTCCATGAGAACGCCGTTATCGGTGGCGTTCATGGACTGATCGTTGACCTCGATCTTCTGTACATAGAGGTTGCGGTCCTGGCCAATATCCGGGCGCCATGCGTCATTGGCAAAGACCACGTCCACCTTGCCCGCCGCCATGCCGAGTTTGGCCGGATCAACCGTATAGGCAGCATAGTCCGCAGCATCGACGCTGAACGCCTGAATCAGGATGCCATCAACGTAGACCTGCATGGCAGGGTAGACATCCAGCACGGGGGTTCCGCGGGCGTAGATCACCAAGCTGCTTATGGTCGTGCTTGTCGGCGCGCCGCTTGGGCCACCCTTGAGGATATCGTCGCCCGCACCTCCCTTGAGCGTATTGCTTGCACCGTTTCCGGTCAGAATGTTGTTCAGTTCGTTGCCTGTGCCGTCGATGACGCTGCTGTTCATCAGGGTCAGATGCTCGACGTTGGAACCCAGCGTGTAAGTGGTCAAGGCCTGGACAAGATCGATGCCCTCGCCCGCATTCTCCGTGACGATGTCGCTCCCGTTGTCGACTGTGTAGGTGTCATCACCGGTTCCGCCGATCAGAGTGTCGATGCCCTTCCCACCGTTCAGAAAGTCATTGCCGGAGCCTCCAAACAACCTGTCATTGCCTTGATTGCCAGCCAGGTTGTCACCGCCGCCATTACCGTAGACCAGGTCGTCGCCAGCACCCGCCATGACATAGTCATAGTCGTTGCCGCCAGTGATGGTGTCATTGCCGCCCTCGCCCCCGAACACCTGGTCATCACCCCAGATGACGTTCATACCAGAGCCGCCGATGATCGTGTCGTTGCCGAGCCCCCCTTCGAAGTAGCCAGAATACGAACCGCCCCACAAAATGTCGTCCCCTGCTTCGCCATACAGGGAGTTCCAGCCCGCGACATTTTCTGATATCAGGGTGTCGTTGCCCGTACCGCCATACGCCTCGTCCCCGTCGCCTGCGTAGATCGTGTCACCGCCATCCAGGCCCCACAGAACGTTGTAGCCACCGTTGCCACGCAGGACGTTGGCAAGCGCGTTGCCAGTACCCTCCAGATCCGCGGTACCGGTCAGGGTAAGGTTCTCGACGTTGAAACCCAGGGTATAGGTAATCGACGATTGAACGGTGTCGATCTCGGTCGACAGGGTAGACGTTTCGCTGACGACATCACCTTGGTCGTCCACTACGTAGGTGTCGTTGTCCAGTCCACCCACCAGCGTGTCCGCGCCCAGGCCACCATCCAGAACGTTGGCCGCACCGTTTCCTGTCAGTACGTTGGCCAGGTTATTACCCATGCCGTTAATGGCATTGTTGCCATCGAGGGTGAGGTTCTCGACGTTGGCGCTCAAAGAATATGTCACGCTGGAATGAACTGTGTCCAAACCGCCACCTTTACCAACCCAGCTATAGGAAGGCTGCTCATCCCACGCGTCGAAATAGCTGTAATAGTTGGTCAGGGACTCGATGACCTGATCGCCAGCGTCGTCAACAAAGTAAACATCGTTCCCCGCCCCGCCCTGCATGGTATCGGCACCAGCTTCACCATCCAGCACGTCTTCCTGAGCGCCCCCAAGCAGTCGGTCGCCACCTTCACCACCAAACAACTTAGTGCCGTAATTGCCGTAAGCGCTTCCCTTAGCGCCAAGTTCATTGTCGCCTGCGTCGCCGTACAGCAAGATGTTATTAGCATCCCCAGCAAGCACATAACTCTCGATGTCATGCGTGCCGAGTTCGGCGATATGAATTTCACGACCAGAATCGGATGCATCCAGATATAGATAAGCCCTGTCGTTACCCTCTCCGGCAACTTCGACAGTACGATCGTTCAAACCGATTACATACGTATCGTTTCCCGCACCCCCCGCAAGTGTGTTAGACGAAGGGTTCTGCGCGCCGACCATCAAGTTATCGATCGCGTTGCCCGTGCCGCCAATCGCGCCGGTTCCAATCAGGACCAGGCGATTTGCGACACTGTCAGCAATGTACTGGTTATTCGACGTGTAGCGTTGTGGATCGGCCAACGCATAATCAATGGCGCTTCTGATTTCATAAGGACCTTTCGAGACACTCACAATCTTGTCACCGGGATTGTCCACATAAACCGTCACCCGATCCGAGCCGTTCACTACCATTGTGTCAGCCCCTCCCCTTCCATCGAGCACATTTCCGTAGGAGCCGTTACCGGGGCTGACTAGAATATTGTCCAGATCGTTACCAATAGCCGTGCCCGGGGAATAGCTGTAGCTATAACCGATGCCGCTGTATCCGGGGGGCGTCCAGTTTGGGCCATACTTGCCCATAAACAAGTTCTCTACGTTGTCCGGGAGCGTCCCACCGCTTGGTTTGTACCAAGTATCTATCCCATCGTCGACATTCTCGACTACTTGCTCGACATTGACGTACCAATCGTTCCCGCCCCCCCCAAAAGCGGTATCCATACCGTCCTGGCCATCTAGTGTGTTGTTGCCGGAATTTCCGGTCAGCACATTGTTTAGCGCGTTCCCCACCGCATTGATGTGCAAGAAACCAGTCAAAGTCAGATTCTCAATATTGTTTGCCAGGGAGTAAGACCTGGATGCCAGTACCGTATCTATTCCGGAATCGGCCGCCTCCGTGATGGAATCCAACTCATGATCAACGATGAACGTGTCATTGCCGGCTGAGCCGGTAATGCTGTTCTGAACGCCATATTCCACTTGGCTGGCAATATCCACTGCGGTCCATACCGGCCCCATGCCTCCATCGAACTCAATACGCTCGATCTGGACATCTCCCATATCTGTCCGGAAATAATTTGCCATCCTGACTTGATCCCGGCCACCATCGATCACCAGAACCAGATCGTTAAGCGTGCGATGCAATGTGACATTTCCGGGCAGCACGCCCGCATCGAGCCTCAGCGTATCCATTCCGCCACCTGCAGCATTGGCCGTTTCGCCTATCTGATCGAATTCGTCCCCGCGACCAAACAGATAAACATCGTTGCCTTGCCCCCCAAACATGAGGTCATTCCCGGCGCCGCCATACAATACATCGTCACCCGGATCATTATTCGTGGCAGAAGTATCATCAAGCCACGCAGCGTAGCCCAGCAGACGATCATTTCCCGCCCCCCCTCGAAGCGTGTCGTTGCCTAATCCGCCCTGCACATCATCATCGCCGGCCCCTCCCTGCAAAACATCGTCGCCCGCTTTGCCATTGATGCTATCTGGCCCATCCAGGCCATCGATCACATCCGCCCCGGCAAAACCTTCCAATAGATCGTGTCCGTTGGTTGGGGCAAGCAACAGCGCCTGAATATCGGCATACGTCCACACTGTTTTATTGGAGAATTCGATTCGGTCCACTCGACGACTATCGTCCACCGACACGAAGTAATTCTTGATGTGGACATATTCAGTCTTCGGTGAGGGACCGTCTGTGTTCAGCCATTCCAGGCGCAGGCTATCCTCGACATTCCCCCAGTAATCCCATCCATACCAGCGAATCGGCTTGATATCCTCAGGCCGAATAGATTCATCGAATCGCAAAATGTCGGCATTTCCACCTTCTTCAAAGATCGTTTCCTGCCCATCGCCCCGCGAAACGAGATAAACATCATTCCCATAGCCGCCTTGAAGCGTGTCATTTCCCAAATGCCCGGTGAGGATATCGTCGCCTGAACCCCCATTGAGAATATCTGCCCCTGCGCCCCCATATAGCCGCCCTCCCTCATTACCTAGCCCAAGATAGAGGGGCGTCGCAAACTGCGTCCCAACCAGCGTTTCCAAATCCAATACGTCACCATTTGCAAACTGGATCGCTGCGCTGGTGCCATAGAAAGCATCATCAAGCTTCAACGTCTCGCCGTTGTCCAACGCAACATTGAGTTGCCTGTACTGCCCCTGGTCGCCGGTATTGACGACCGACAAACCGCCCGCCCCCAGACCGGTCGCCGTCGCCAGCACAATAGTGTCATGGCCTTCGGTATCGTTGATGACGTCTTCGCCAGTGACGTTGAGATAGGTGTCGTTGCCCGCGCCGCCGACGAGCTGGTCAACGCCCGCACCGCCATCCAGAATATCCTCGCCCAGGCCGCCATACAGTTCGTCCGCACCCGCGCCGCCTTCCAGCACGTCGTTGCCGGCTTCGCCGAACAGGCTGTCGTTCTGGTCGCCGCCCAGCAGGACGTCGTGTCCGGCTTCGCCGATCAGAATGTCGTCGCCCGTGCCGCCGCCCAACACGTCGTCGCCGTTGTTGCCTACCAGAAAATCGGCACCCGCCTCGCCAGACAGATACACGCCGCCGGCAAGTACGTAGCCCGAGGTGATTCCGTGGACCAGGCTCGTTGCAGGCGCTTCGCCGTTGGGCGCCAGGGTGGGGTGGGTGTACTTGAGCTGGAAGACGCCGCCCACGACGCTGAACTGATAGGTCCAGCCGCCGCCCAGCGCCGATGCCCCTGAAAATACGGTATTGATCGCAACGCCGCCGCCCACCTGAAAATCCAGGCTGCCGTCTGCGTTCAGCTGCTGCACGTTGTAGCCCGCGGTCCAGTGCTGGCTGACGTCGGTCCAGATGATGTCTTCGGTGATGCCGGGGATCACTCCGGATCGTAGGCCGCCGATGGTCAGGTATTCGGCGCTGGCGGCGCTGACGATGTCGTTGCCGTCGCCGCCTTTGACTTCGGCGCCATCGCCCAGGCCGGTAATGTAGTCGTTGCCGATGCCGCCTTCGATGTGATCGGCACCGAGGTTGCCCATGATCCAGTCGTCGCCGTCGCCGCCGTAAAGCTGGTCGGCGGCACTGGCGCCCCAGATCATGTCCTTGCCGGCCTGACCGTCGACTTTGCGCGAGCCGGTGTCCGTCGCATTGAGGTAGTTGCCGGTCGCGGTGCCGGTGAGTAGGGTGGGCGGGGGCGCAAAGGGCGCGCCTGCGCCCAGGGTGATTCCCAGTTCGCCATCGGCCCAGCCTTTGACGAGGACGTTGGTGTCGCCTTTGTGGATGAGGAGTCGGGTTGCGCCGTTGACGAGGCTTTTGCTGTAAACGATGTTGTTCTGGGCGTCGGCCCAGGTGTCGACGCTGAGTTGTTTCCACTTTGTGGGATCGGTCAGTCCAGCACTTCCCTTCGCTTCGACGGCGACGAACTTGATGGCGCCTACCCCGTCTCTGTCGAGTATGGTGTCGAAGCCGTCGCCGGGGTTGAGGAAGTAGGTGTCGTTGCCAGTGCCGCCGATCAGGGTGTCGTTGCCTTTGCCGCCCTTGAGCACGTCGTCGCCGGCGTTGCCGACCAGGAGGTCGCTCTTGTCGCCGCCGCTGAGGCTGTCGGCGCCTGCCCCGCCGAGCATGAAGTCGCCGCGGTTCAGGGTGTCGGCGGCGGTCATGCCGTTGACTCCAGCCTGGACGAACCAGTCGCGCAGGGAGGGCAGTTGGGACAGGATCAGCTGATCTTCTGCGGCGGTGAAGTTGACATCGTTTACGTCGAGGTTGTTGTCGAAGAAATACTTCAGGTAAAGGTCAAAGCCTTTGGCATCGGTCAGGTTGAGTGTTGCATTTCGGCTCAGGGCATCTGCAAACTTTCCAGAGACGTCGGCCATGTCGAAGCGGATGCCGCCTGAACCGCCCTCGGTGGCAAGGTCGGTGAAGAGTTCCTTTTTGTAGCCTGCGCTGGACTGGGTTTCTTCGTAATACTTTTGCATGGCGAACGCGCCCAGGGCGCGACTCACCCAGGTCGAATTCGAGTTGCCGTCTTTCAGGGTCATGCCGCTGTCCTGGGCGAGTTTCCACAGGTCGCGGGTGAGGCGGTCCACCATCTGGTCGGCGGGAAGGGTGGTAGTCCCCGTTGCCGGGTCGCGCACGCCGGCTTCGTGTTGGATAAGGCGTTCGAGGAGGTTCTCCTTGTTCGTGTTCGGATCTGTGTCAGTCGTAAACAGATTCTTGTCAAACAGCATCGCCAGCAGGTCAGTGAGTTTGTAGGTAACGTCGTTCAATGCCTTTCCTGTTGCTGCGGTCTGCTGGCTTTGCAGGAAGGCGCTCAGCAAGGCTATGGAATGAAGTTCAGTTCCGGATAGGCTGGTTGGCCCGTGTTTCAGCAATGTGGCGGGGGTGCCGATGGGACTCAAGGTGCTGAGCGGCGCTTCCGAGAGGAATTCGCCGTCGACGCGGATGTTGCTGATGAGGCCCGAATTGGGGATGCCGCCGTTGGCTTGCTGCTGGGTGATGAAATTGGTGAGGCCGGACAACTGGGCTGCAGTGTAGAGCGGCGCCCCGCTGGCGGCTTTTTCTGCGGACAGGTAATTCAGGAGGGACTGCGCTTGAAACAGGGCGGTCTGGGCGAACGGGGCCTGGTCGAAGGTGACGGCAGTCTCGCCGAAGAAGACGCCGATCAAGGCGGCAAGCCCGCCGCCGAGGCTGTGGCCGGTCAGGGTGATCTGGGCGCCAGGGTTGGCGGCCTTGACTTGCAGGTAGTAGTCGGCGGCTTGTAAAAGCTGGACGGAGCCGGTGCCCGCGCCGAGGCCGATGTCGGCCGCAATGTCTCCGGTGAGGTCTTTTTCGTAGGTGCCGGCGTAGGAGA
Encoded proteins:
- the mtgA gene encoding monofunctional biosynthetic peptidoglycan transglycosylase, giving the protein MRKLFGWIGKGIAAAIVLVLLYQAWLFAHVLWWIDHNPGMTSFMEAGLARQQEKNPDAGLRHRWVPYDRISIHLKRAIVAAEDAKFLTHEGFDVEGIQAAVEKNLKKGRLVAGGSTISQQLAKNLFLSGERSFIRKGQEAIITLMIEATWSKRRILEVYLNVIEWGNGIYGAEAAARRYYKVPAAALGPEQAARLAAMVPNPRWYENHRSSRAYQKRVVVISRYMWSAQVPR
- a CDS encoding HlyD family type I secretion periplasmic adaptor subunit is translated as MKRHAIAHLWARYATVFRHAWARRKEMGSPSLRLHEAQFLPAALSLRDTPVHPLPRITLWMIMAFALIALMWAVLGRIDVVATAVGKIIPSDRTKVIQPMETAVVKAIYVRDGQLVEAGQVLIELDATTATADSERLRNEALSARLEALRAQAMLFAMASGKPPQLDVSKSKAIDGVDAARMLAEQGQVSSQFQEYEARQLQLQSEIARHKAEFHTTQEQVTKLEQTAPIARQRAQDYQRLARENFISKYGYLEREQARIEQEQDLAASRAKLTEIRAAQMEAQRQQATLTAETRRQLLEQFNLATQKAASLEQELVKAEQRSRLMHLTAPVAGTVQQLAINTVGGVVTPAQPLMVIVPKENVLEVEAMLPNKDIGFVNPGQDAEIKVETFPFTKYGTLHGKVAQVSSDAIQDENRGLIYSTRVKLAQDTLRVENKLVRLSPGMAVTVEVKTGTRRVIEYFLSPLIQATSESLRER
- the aroE gene encoding shikimate dehydrogenase; protein product: MTDRYAVFGHPIAHSKSPLIHAAFARQTGQDMTYEAILAPLDGFAASVAAFAAAGGRGANVTVPFKEQAYQLADRLTPRAQRAGAVNTLKFEAGGTLGDNTDGAGLVADLTRNLKRTLAGKRILLLGAGGAARGAIEPLLDQNPAALVVANRTVSRAEELAALFGRGVVASGFDGLDTPFDLVVNATAASLAGELPPLSPALFTADTLAYDMMYGRDTPFLDFARRHGAATADGLGMLVEQAAEAFLLWRGMRPDTAPVIASLRAA
- a CDS encoding type I secretion system permease/ATPase, whose product is MPTEPTSPIHSDDTGLTCLVMLARFHQVASDPEQLAHQFKPSGEVFGETEILLAAKHIGLQAKAVKTSLDRLDRTPLPAMAVDSTGSYFILARFDAEKALIHDPKAERPQVVSRAELLARWNGRLILFASRASTVGEIAKFDFSWFIPAVVKYRKLLGEVLLVSFVLNLFALVTPLFFQVVMDKVLVHHGLTTLNVIAVGLLVVSVFEVVLSGLRSYVFAHTTSRIDVELGARLFRHLLHLPLGYFQARRVGDSVARVRELENIRAFLTGNSITVVLDVLFTVVFIGVMLFYSGWLTLVVLASLPLYFVVAMLVTPLLRARLHEKFNRGAESQAFLVEAVSGIDTLKSMAVEPQMQRRWDNQLAGYVSAGFKSATLATLARESTNLIGKLVTVGTLWLGAKLVIDGRLTVGQLVAFNMLAGRVAQPIMRLAQLWTDFQQTGISVQRLGDILNAPTEGAGTKSSLPPIAGRITFDKVHFRYRPDSPEVLNGISLDIQPGEVIGIVGRSGSGKSTLTKLIQRLYVPERGRVLVDGLDLTLIDASSLRRQIGVVLQENVLFNRTLRENIALADPGAPLEQVMGAAKLAGAHEFILELPEAYDTVVGEHGSSLSGGQRQRIAIARALMSQPRILIFDEATSALDYESERIIQNNMQAICQGRTVIVIAHRLSAVRHANRILVMDHGQIVEAGTHAELLEHEAGHYSRLHRLQHA